gacctggaactcacctacTAGGCTAGGATGGCTGACTACTGAGGCCCAGGAACCCACCTgactctccccccacccccagtgctgctTTAGCATGGTTTCTGAGGAGAAATCATATCCTTGTCACTTTACCCAATTCGTATTAATTCATTAGCAGAGAAAGTAAAATTGCCTCCCCAGTTTATAAGAGGTAAAGAAgttttatacaataaaatatttgcgCTTAAAACTCCTAAAGCTCTGCCCATCAGTACGGGGACACCGGGATAGAAGCCATTGAGCAGGCTTTGGAGCGTCCTCCGAGTTAGGAggtttctctgttttttgttttacgagacagggtttctctctgtgctttggaggctgtcctggaactcgttctgtagaccaggacggcttcgaactcacagagatccgcctacctctgcctcccgagtgctgggattaaaggcgtgcgccaccactgcccggctaatgGTAGGTCGTTTCTGACAGGTGAGCATGGTAAAGTCTACCTTCTGACTGGCTGATAGAAAATGAGTCCTGTCACCTTCCTGCCCTTACCACCTTGGAGggggaaacaaagaaaagctgACGTTCCTTGTGGGAAAGTTGAGCCCATAGTGTTTTCTGCTTGTTATTAAAACCCACTCGGCTCGGTGTGAGGAAGCGCGGGGGTCACTCAGCGCTCCGGCCTCAGTCCACCGCGAGCGTGCTAGCCGGCGGGGCGCGGTCACCGGTCGGCAAGCCGTCCGGGGCGCGCAGGCGCAGTGCCTCAGCGGCCACGCCGCGGCTGTTGTGGGTCGGTGGGCGGGGCGGCTGGCTGACAGAGCGAGGCGTCGCCGCACCGAGGGCCGGCGCGGGGCGACCTTCCTCAGCACCAGGCGGCGACTGCTGCCGAGCTGCCGAGCGTGCAAGCGGCCGTTGTTTCTCCACGTCGCTGTCTCCCAGGCTCCGGCCGGCAGTCGGCATGGCCCGTGAGTGTCCGGACCGCTTGAGGGACACCGGGTGGGGGGACGGACGGCGTCCAGCTGCGGACCGGGCGgcgcggggcggggcggggcggggtgggggagcCGGAGCTGGCTGGGGGGAGGGCGGGACACTCCCACACGCACGCGCGCAGAGGGCGGGACGCTGGCTCCCGGTGGGGGACGGGTGCCAGCCTCCCAGGTGTGGGTGTGCATGCGACTGCCGGCCGGACCAGTCTGCGGAGTTGTAGCGGGCTCCTAGGTCAGAAAGCCTGCTGAGGAGTCCGGGGTGTCCTCCAACTCTTTTGTTTGGTCCTGGGAGGAGACGGTCCTTGAGCTCAACGGCAGCTGCCTTTAACCGGCGGACTGCGATGGACTGAACTGATCTGGGGGCGGCGGGGTGAGAGGCTGGGGGATGTGTCTGTCCACCTCTCTTCACACATACCCATCAAAAGCCAGAACTTAGAGTGTGGCGTGTGTACATAACCACCGGTATggctattcttattttttaatatttacttgtttattattttttattttactttagtttttcaagacagggtttctctgtgtagccctggctgtcctggaacttgctctgtagaccgggctggcctgaAACGCtgagatcctcctacttctgcttTCCATGTACTGAAATTAAAAGCAGATAGTCGATACCTATACTCGTGCGATAATATACTTAAGTTCTTGAGTGCTTCCACTTAAGCTTCCTCCTTGTCAGTGTGGGAATTCCTATGTGACACTCGATTtcttactaataaaaataaataaaactttaaggcACATAATTAAAGACCCATCCATTAGTTATCAATAAGTTTAAAGATGGGAAAAGAACATGACTGTTTATCGTTGTAGGAGGAAATCAAAGAGAACTTGCCCgccagaaaaatatgaaaaaaacccaggaaattagcaaaggaaaaagaaaagaggatagCTTGACTACCTCTCAGAGAAAACAGAGGTGAGTAGTGCTAAGAGAGTGTTCAAATCAGTGGTAGTTTGACTGCCATGTTTTTAGAATGAATTAAGAAccttcttaaacccttgctaGAACAGGGCCTCACCTACAGTAAGGGTTAACACTGTGGATCTGTGTAGCTCTAAGTATACAAAAGTGCACTGAAGTCATCATCCCAACCTGTGGATGAAGAGTTTCAAGCCCCGAAGCTGTCATGTTTGCAGATAATCTCTTGCAGCTCCTGTAAACTGTAAGAACTTCACTAGAGAAAATAACAAACAGCCTCCATGTGTAAGTACTGTTAGATGAATAGGATACAATGTTTCCAAAGCAAATAACTTGCCCCAAGGTGTCAGGATAACAAGTGGCTCAATTACAGAGATCTGTGTTCTGAAAATACCAAGAGCAAAGTATGGCCTTCTGGAGGTCCATTGGGGTGGGAGTGAATGTAGGGACACAGGACTGATACATGACGGAATGCTCCTCAgaggccagcataggctacagagacctacagaccatgtctcaaaaacagtgGGGAGGTGAGCACTGAGGGTGAGCTCAGCAGTAGAGAGTACTGACCTAACATCTGTAAGGCCCCCAGTTCCAACCCTAGAACTTGAGATGACTAGGTATGACAAGCCCCAGAAGAAGTTAATGCCCTGGACATAGTATTGTTCAgttgtaatcctaggactcaggaggctgatgcaaGAGAATTAGGAATATGAGGCTATCCTGGACTACATGATAAGATAGTCTCAAGAAAAGATAAATgctttaaaactttcttttacactgtgtgtgtgtctccacccAAGAAAAATCTTTAATGAGGTTGCAGATTACCCTGTTTCAAAGGGGAGTAGAGGGCCTGGAAGCATAGTTCTGCATTACATCACATACTTTGCATACTTGAGCTACAGGTTCAATCACCagaccacacatacacagcaaGAAATTAATTTCAAGTTATAAATTCTGTCAccacatagaaaaacaaaactgggaaCCAGAGCATATGAATATCATCCTCTTTGCAAGACCCATGAGGACAAGAAGCTGGAGATAAATCTTAGCGCCCCATGGCTCACAGACCTGAGGTCTTGGGTTTACTCCTGTGCTGGGGATTTAGTCTAGGACCTTTTCACTTAGCTCTATCACTGAGCACTCCATATTCTAAAGTGAGATTTCATTGTTCATAGGGAACTTGGAGATTAGGTGTGCTTCGGTGTGGCTTATTACTGGTCTCAATCCTTTACATGGGAATCATCCAGGAAACTCTAATGGCTACTACAGCCAGTACTCTACACCCTGCTCTAATTTAATTGTTTTGAGATGAGACTGACCATTGATAATAAAAACACATTGCTCCCGattcattcccagcactgggggaaaaaaaaaaacaaaacagaagtgacatatgcttgtaatcccacacttaggaggcaggagtagaaaaatc
This DNA window, taken from Cricetulus griseus strain 17A/GY chromosome 2, alternate assembly CriGri-PICRH-1.0, whole genome shotgun sequence, encodes the following:
- the Serf1a gene encoding small EDRK-rich factor 1 isoform X2, which translates into the protein MQSLMVHAYYPSTRIALERPFPRAELSCYAYIDFVRGGHSALRPQSTASVLAGGARSPVGKPSGARRRSASAATPRLLWVGGRGGWLTERGVAAPRAGAGRPSSAPGGDCCRAAERASGRCFSTSLSPRLRPAVGMARGNQRELARQKNMKKTQEISKGKRKEDSLTTSQRKQRDSEIMQQKQKIANEKKSMQTREK